The Legionella lytica genome has a segment encoding these proteins:
- a CDS encoding MbcA/ParS/Xre antitoxin family protein → MNIESKPSESEVLAIALHNLKDILDISNNDLSEIIGVHRNTLSRSLSNKKIDVKSKEGECSLLLIRIYRSLFALNGGNVDAMKHWLRTNNRHIQGIPLEAMKSVLGLSRVVNYLDAIRGKI, encoded by the coding sequence ATGAATATTGAATCCAAACCAAGTGAAAGCGAGGTCTTAGCAATAGCTTTGCATAATTTAAAAGATATCTTAGATATTTCAAATAATGATCTAAGTGAAATTATCGGGGTTCATCGCAACACCTTGTCGCGTTCATTAAGCAATAAGAAAATCGATGTTAAAAGCAAGGAAGGAGAATGCTCCTTATTGCTAATAAGAATTTATCGTTCTTTGTTTGCATTAAATGGCGGCAATGTTGATGCAATGAAGCATTGGTTAAGAACCAATAATCGGCATATTCAGGGAATCCCTTTGGAAGCAATGAAAAGTGTTTTGGGATTATCTCGGGTTGTGAATTATTTAGATGCGATTCGAGGAAAGATTTAA
- a CDS encoding DUF423 domain-containing protein has protein sequence MTSISEIVKRFIAAGALFALLATILGAFATHGLQGTFSVEQMKIFQTGIFYQFVHSLSLIMIGLFLIHTNFRLVRWAGYLFCVGILLFSGSLYLLCIVKVKPLGIITPIGGICFIMGWLSLILGVYKHP, from the coding sequence ATGACTTCAATTTCAGAAATAGTAAAACGTTTTATAGCTGCTGGTGCATTGTTTGCTCTACTTGCCACCATTTTGGGAGCTTTTGCCACCCATGGTTTGCAGGGAACATTTAGTGTGGAGCAAATGAAAATCTTCCAAACCGGGATTTTTTACCAGTTTGTACATAGTTTGTCGTTAATCATGATTGGTTTGTTTCTTATACATACTAATTTTAGGCTTGTGCGTTGGGCGGGGTATTTATTTTGTGTAGGTATTTTGCTCTTTTCAGGAAGTTTGTATTTACTATGTATCGTAAAGGTTAAACCTCTTGGAATAATTACTCCCATTGGTGGCATTTGCTTTATTATGGGGTGGTTATCACTAATTCTGGGAGTATATAAGCATCCTTAA
- a CDS encoding UbiD family decarboxylase: MPFKDFREFIEALRKSGELIEVNRSIDLSADVGKALQKSASISGPAIQFNNNGTDFPLIGGLYNSRKKTLIAFQTNEASIFKKILHGLDNPIDPVLTNTAVTHEQIISDNEIDLSQFPIPKYSPSDGGQYITAGIAVSKDPETGIADIGNYRFQIISKNTMSFLAQPNHRLGKNLEKARKLGHKKYPIALVIGVDPVIAYTCQFQLQDDTNDFAVAGGLRGEAVVLTPCKTIDVEVPAYAEVVFELEIDLDELVFEGPLGEYTGYYTPGSMKPTARVKAITHRTNAYFQALLTGVPPTENHFLKQIPFEASFFKSMNKSFPTISNVAIPASGGVSFYIVIAIEPRFDGEARQAILAAMASNLRPKMVIAVNPDINIQDADQVTWATSFRMQPHKDIMIVESLPAGPLDPSILDDIPLDSRLASSVGIDATYPFGSLILTPETPLEKTTQNSGKLCFKVADIPGWQDYDFPELNTYEKS; this comes from the coding sequence ATGCCCTTTAAGGATTTTCGGGAATTCATTGAAGCACTTCGAAAAAGCGGTGAACTTATTGAAGTTAATCGCTCCATCGATTTGTCTGCAGATGTAGGTAAGGCTTTGCAAAAAAGTGCCTCGATCAGTGGCCCTGCGATTCAATTTAATAATAACGGTACTGATTTTCCACTCATAGGTGGATTATATAATTCTAGAAAGAAAACCTTGATTGCTTTTCAGACCAATGAAGCCTCTATATTTAAAAAAATCCTACACGGATTAGATAATCCTATTGACCCGGTTCTTACCAACACCGCGGTAACCCATGAACAGATTATATCGGATAATGAAATTGATTTATCTCAATTTCCAATTCCTAAATACAGTCCTAGCGATGGGGGGCAATATATAACCGCCGGAATAGCCGTAAGCAAAGATCCAGAAACCGGCATCGCAGACATCGGAAATTATCGTTTTCAAATTATTTCAAAAAATACCATGTCGTTCTTGGCCCAACCCAATCATCGGCTAGGAAAAAATCTGGAAAAAGCACGGAAACTAGGACATAAGAAATACCCGATTGCTTTAGTGATTGGAGTTGACCCGGTTATCGCTTATACCTGTCAATTCCAACTTCAAGATGACACTAATGATTTTGCTGTAGCAGGTGGACTGCGAGGAGAGGCTGTTGTTTTAACCCCATGTAAAACCATTGATGTTGAAGTTCCTGCTTATGCGGAAGTGGTCTTTGAGCTTGAAATAGACTTGGATGAATTAGTATTTGAAGGACCTTTAGGTGAATACACCGGCTATTACACACCAGGCTCTATGAAACCTACTGCACGAGTTAAGGCCATTACACACCGCACAAATGCTTATTTCCAAGCCTTATTAACGGGTGTTCCACCAACTGAGAATCATTTTTTAAAACAAATCCCTTTTGAAGCCTCGTTCTTTAAGAGCATGAATAAATCCTTTCCGACCATATCCAATGTAGCAATTCCTGCATCGGGAGGTGTTTCGTTTTATATTGTCATCGCGATTGAACCTCGATTTGATGGAGAGGCGCGCCAAGCTATTCTTGCTGCTATGGCAAGTAATCTGCGCCCTAAAATGGTTATCGCGGTAAACCCGGATATTAATATCCAAGATGCCGATCAGGTGACATGGGCTACTTCTTTTCGAATGCAACCTCATAAAGACATTATGATTGTAGAAAGTTTACCGGCAGGCCCCTTAGATCCCTCTATTTTAGATGACATTCCTTTAGATTCTCGTCTCGCCTCTTCGGTAGGTATTGATGCGACTTATCCTTTTGGCTCCCTTATTTTGACTCCTGAAACCCCACTTGAAAAGACTACCCAAAATTCTGGTAAGCTCTGTTTTAAAGTAGCAGATATTCCAGGTTGGCAGGATTATGATTTTCCGGAATTAAACACATACGAAAAATCATAA
- a CDS encoding sensor domain-containing diguanylate cyclase yields the protein MIAPDIPENEAARLATLYKLQILDTEREERFDRLTRIACKLFGVPIAVISFLEAERQWMKSTQGFDIKEAARKTSFCGHAILSDEIMVVEDATKDIRFYDNPFVLGKPNFRFYLGCPLKIKTYNVGVICLIDDKPRSINDVDQNVVHDLADMVVMELESLHLAITDELSGLSNRRGFLKLADYLFQKYQRENKIFTLLFFDLDKFKLINDQFGHAEGDKVLKVFANLLLKTFQCHDVIARLGGDEFCVLCSGLNQSDVSGIIQHLRDSLKSVETKGYVIEFSVGSIEYNQKEHKTLERMLTLADAKMYDDKKSKG from the coding sequence ATGATTGCTCCAGATATACCAGAAAATGAAGCGGCACGTTTAGCAACACTTTATAAATTACAAATTCTAGATACCGAGCGAGAAGAGCGTTTTGATCGGTTAACTCGAATCGCATGCAAACTCTTTGGTGTTCCTATTGCTGTAATCTCCTTTTTAGAGGCTGAACGCCAATGGATGAAGTCCACCCAAGGATTTGATATTAAAGAGGCTGCGAGAAAAACTTCATTTTGTGGGCATGCTATTCTTTCAGATGAAATTATGGTTGTGGAGGATGCTACGAAAGACATACGTTTTTATGATAATCCTTTCGTTTTGGGAAAACCTAATTTCAGATTTTATTTAGGCTGTCCTTTGAAAATAAAGACATATAATGTAGGTGTGATTTGTTTAATTGATGACAAACCTAGGTCAATCAATGATGTGGATCAAAATGTTGTCCACGATCTTGCTGACATGGTGGTAATGGAATTGGAATCATTGCATTTGGCCATCACCGATGAATTAAGCGGTTTATCCAATCGGCGCGGTTTTTTAAAACTCGCCGATTATTTGTTTCAAAAATATCAACGCGAAAATAAAATTTTTACATTGTTGTTTTTTGATTTAGATAAATTTAAACTGATTAATGATCAGTTTGGGCATGCAGAAGGGGATAAGGTATTGAAAGTTTTCGCTAATCTTCTTCTCAAAACCTTTCAATGTCATGATGTGATTGCACGTTTAGGTGGTGATGAGTTTTGTGTATTGTGCTCTGGGCTCAATCAAAGCGATGTATCCGGGATTATTCAACATTTGAGAGATTCATTAAAATCAGTAGAAACGAAGGGTTATGTAATTGAGTTTAGTGTTGGCAGTATTGAATATAATCAAAAAGAGCATAAGACATTAGAACGTATGCTTACTCTTGCTGATGCAAAAATGTATGATGATAAAAAAAGTAAAGGCTAG
- a CDS encoding carotenoid biosynthesis protein, with protein sequence MTNHKGPDTQTGIIRWMVITIYLLATLFSAVWHGPVAELFLPIILILAIFTSACLHGAQRYGIKNVIIFFIITWLISHFFEAISIQTGFPFGYYYYDKLAGPRLFDVPLIIMFAYFGTGYASWILAHILLGQYASQLTGKRLFIVPLTAALIMVMWDVCMDPLASTVYSLWVWKDGGLYFGVPLQNYFGWFFVVYIIYQIFAIYIAKHDVRAMSKPLVLSSKNFWREAVAIYGIQGLTQLVDPFGAATHLEIYASMALITVFTMIFVVLLALLKINMSNLEVNTSHLSLICQR encoded by the coding sequence ATGACTAACCATAAAGGGCCGGACACTCAAACGGGTATTATCAGATGGATGGTGATTACTATTTACCTGCTGGCAACACTTTTTTCTGCTGTGTGGCATGGTCCCGTCGCCGAACTTTTTTTACCTATTATTCTTATCTTAGCTATTTTTACTTCCGCATGTCTCCACGGTGCGCAGCGATATGGAATAAAAAATGTAATTATATTTTTTATAATAACTTGGCTCATCAGTCATTTTTTTGAAGCCATAAGCATTCAGACCGGATTCCCTTTTGGGTATTATTATTATGATAAATTAGCCGGTCCAAGGCTATTTGATGTACCACTTATTATTATGTTCGCTTATTTTGGAACGGGTTACGCCTCGTGGATTTTGGCCCATATACTTCTAGGCCAATACGCGAGCCAACTCACTGGGAAGCGGCTATTCATTGTGCCATTGACTGCTGCCTTAATCATGGTGATGTGGGATGTCTGCATGGATCCACTTGCTTCAACAGTCTATTCATTATGGGTGTGGAAGGATGGCGGATTGTATTTTGGTGTTCCCTTACAAAATTATTTTGGCTGGTTTTTCGTGGTCTATATTATCTATCAAATTTTCGCTATTTATATTGCAAAACATGATGTCAGGGCTATGAGTAAGCCCCTTGTTTTATCTTCTAAAAATTTTTGGAGGGAAGCAGTCGCTATTTATGGCATACAAGGTTTAACGCAATTAGTTGACCCTTTTGGTGCTGCTACTCATTTAGAAATTTATGCTTCCATGGCTCTAATTACTGTATTTACAATGATTTTTGTGGTCTTACTGGCTTTACTTAAAATTAATATGAGTAATTTAGAGGTTAATACTTCGCATTTATCTCTGATCTGTCAAAGATAA
- a CDS encoding cyclic nucleotide-binding domain-containing protein produces the protein MSIVSRSSCIIKEFSPNSNFSFNSPSYNYQLNTNPHKILTEEFTAKELSDFYEVLGVQLFFGKGDVLFQEHDQSDSFYIILEGEAEVFVNKKTKHNEKHSHVLATLKKDDVIGDMALVENKPRSASIRAKSDLAVLSFNLDAINAHPRIRLLLTKNMAKILSQKLRDTNQITIKKMEESLEQAQARNVLGVFMIAMFWLISLYTLSLTTLIGIEKNLINNTTFLSVGLIVFFALGILGAMRLTGLPLKHFGITFDDWPQKTLEAVKYSIPVMLLFLLAKAYLVYWGANPNHVALFSGFDEGLVNGKFSATLYLVVVFFYALLVPIQELIARCALQSTFFSFLPGNETFRIWNAIILSNLIFSSVHSHLSLMFASLTFIPGLFWGWLFYKQASLISVSASHVLIGVWGIFILGAKGIIY, from the coding sequence GTGAGTATTGTAAGCCGTTCTTCATGTATTATTAAAGAATTTAGTCCTAACTCTAATTTTTCGTTCAATTCCCCTTCTTATAATTATCAACTAAATACCAACCCGCATAAAATACTTACCGAAGAATTCACTGCAAAAGAATTATCTGATTTTTATGAAGTATTAGGGGTTCAATTATTTTTCGGTAAAGGAGATGTTCTTTTTCAGGAACATGATCAGTCTGATTCCTTTTATATTATTCTTGAAGGTGAGGCAGAAGTTTTTGTGAATAAGAAAACGAAGCACAATGAAAAGCATTCCCATGTTTTAGCTACCTTGAAAAAAGATGATGTGATCGGGGATATGGCTCTTGTTGAGAATAAACCGCGCTCAGCCTCTATTAGAGCGAAATCGGATTTAGCAGTATTAAGCTTTAATTTAGACGCCATTAATGCTCATCCACGAATACGCTTATTGTTAACTAAAAACATGGCCAAAATATTGTCTCAAAAATTACGAGACACCAATCAAATCACCATAAAAAAGATGGAAGAAAGCTTAGAGCAAGCCCAAGCGCGCAATGTACTCGGAGTATTTATGATTGCCATGTTTTGGCTAATCAGCTTATATACATTATCGCTTACTACTTTGATTGGTATAGAAAAAAATCTAATAAACAATACTACTTTTCTCTCAGTCGGTTTAATTGTCTTTTTCGCTCTAGGAATTCTTGGAGCAATGCGACTCACCGGATTACCATTAAAACATTTTGGTATTACTTTTGATGATTGGCCACAAAAAACCTTAGAAGCGGTGAAGTATTCGATTCCGGTGATGCTTTTATTTCTACTTGCTAAAGCCTATTTGGTATATTGGGGAGCTAATCCGAATCATGTCGCGCTATTTTCAGGGTTTGATGAAGGGCTGGTGAACGGTAAATTTAGTGCCACCCTTTATTTGGTTGTTGTATTTTTTTATGCACTCCTTGTACCTATTCAAGAATTAATCGCACGCTGTGCTTTACAATCGACGTTCTTCTCCTTTTTGCCAGGCAATGAAACATTCCGCATTTGGAATGCAATTATTTTATCTAATCTTATTTTTTCGTCCGTACATTCGCATTTGAGTTTAATGTTTGCGTCACTGACATTTATACCTGGATTATTTTGGGGATGGTTATTTTACAAACAAGCTTCGCTTATAAGTGTCTCTGCATCTCATGTTTTGATTGGTGTTTGGGGAATATTTATCCTCGGAGCCAAAGGAATAATCTATTAA
- a CDS encoding RES family NAD+ phosphorylase yields MVDIWLESDGKNHIKPLMAKIYRLVESQEQIATLGLVNNVYEQGVLEELLESTKNPLPSDTSTLHYLLTTPFRYPPLRYGSRFGRTFEQGIFYGSLNVNTALSETAYYRFVYMLGPETPYEQPISNQYTSFTVKVRSSNSIFLDQDPFSQYEVILTSPTSYIETQQLGSTMRESGIEIFQYISARDKEKGKNIALFTPKSFQSKTPAQMTTWLCQTSIDEVGFMAKEEQQRTSYSQKDFWINNTFPSPAT; encoded by the coding sequence ATGGTTGATATTTGGCTCGAATCTGACGGAAAAAACCATATCAAGCCATTGATGGCAAAAATTTACCGATTAGTAGAATCCCAGGAGCAAATAGCAACTTTGGGGTTAGTAAACAATGTCTATGAGCAAGGTGTATTAGAGGAATTATTGGAGTCAACTAAAAACCCGTTGCCTAGTGATACAAGCACCCTACATTATTTACTGACAACACCATTTCGTTACCCACCATTGAGGTACGGCTCTAGATTTGGAAGAACCTTTGAACAAGGAATTTTCTATGGCTCATTAAATGTAAATACAGCTTTATCAGAAACAGCATATTATCGATTTGTATACATGCTTGGTCCAGAAACACCGTACGAACAACCAATATCAAATCAATATACATCCTTTACCGTCAAAGTGCGAAGCAGTAATAGTATTTTTTTAGATCAAGACCCTTTTTCACAATATGAAGTAATTTTGACCTCCCCTACGTCTTATATAGAAACACAGCAGCTAGGCTCTACTATGCGTGAATCTGGTATAGAAATATTTCAATATATTTCCGCAAGAGATAAGGAGAAGGGCAAAAATATAGCGCTATTTACTCCCAAGTCTTTTCAAAGCAAAACACCTGCGCAGATGACTACATGGCTGTGTCAGACCAGTATCGATGAAGTAGGATTTATGGCAAAAGAAGAACAACAACGAACGTCCTATTCTCAAAAAGATTTCTGGATTAACAATACGTTCCCTTCCCCAGCGACCTAA
- a CDS encoding SDR family NAD(P)-dependent oxidoreductase: MDLQLKGKTALVTGSTAGIGLAIASFLAQEGASVIINGRSEARVQQAIKTIKEHTKNADLIAAPADLSNKKDVDNLLRQIPTVDILINNVGIYETKPFTEITDEEWQHLFDVNVMSGIRLSRHYIKPMLQNNWGRILFISSESGLQIPGDMVHYGMTKTAQLAVARGIAETTAGTNVTVNSVLPGPTSSEGVSEFVANMGKQQNKSATQIEQEFFAQVRPTSLIKRFATAEEVANMVVFLCSPLSSATNGASIRVDGGIVRSIA; encoded by the coding sequence ATGGATTTGCAACTAAAAGGAAAAACGGCGTTGGTTACTGGGTCTACTGCAGGTATTGGTTTAGCAATTGCCTCATTTTTAGCTCAGGAAGGAGCCTCTGTAATTATTAATGGACGCTCAGAAGCGCGCGTTCAACAGGCCATAAAAACAATAAAAGAACACACAAAAAACGCAGATTTGATTGCGGCTCCAGCTGATTTGAGCAATAAAAAAGATGTAGACAACCTTCTTCGGCAAATACCTACTGTAGATATTCTGATCAATAACGTAGGTATTTATGAAACAAAACCCTTTACAGAAATTACCGATGAAGAATGGCAGCATCTATTTGATGTGAACGTAATGAGTGGGATTCGTCTAAGCAGACACTATATTAAACCCATGTTACAAAATAACTGGGGAAGAATTCTTTTTATCTCAAGTGAATCTGGTTTACAAATTCCAGGGGATATGGTGCATTATGGAATGACTAAAACCGCACAGCTAGCTGTTGCACGCGGTATTGCTGAAACTACAGCTGGAACCAATGTTACTGTAAACTCGGTGCTACCAGGGCCAACCAGTAGTGAAGGAGTTAGTGAGTTCGTGGCCAATATGGGAAAACAGCAAAATAAATCAGCAACGCAAATTGAACAAGAGTTCTTTGCTCAGGTAAGACCAACCTCCTTAATCAAACGTTTCGCCACCGCTGAGGAAGTAGCAAATATGGTTGTATTCTTATGCAGCCCGCTGTCATCAGCAACGAATGGCGCATCAATTCGAGTTGATGGTGGCATAGTTCGTTCAATTGCCTAA
- a CDS encoding NAD(P)/FAD-dependent oxidoreductase, giving the protein MEKQVSKKTQHVVIIGSGFGGLNAAKILANQPGISVTIIDKTNHHLFQPLLYQVATAALSPGDIAAPIREIFRYSKNVKTLMATVNAINKNDKVVTLDDNQNISYDYLIVAPGSRHSYFGQNQWEKSAPGLKTLKDALRVREMILTSFELAENATDSLLIESLLTFVVIGAGPTGIEMAGAIAEIAHQSLQSNFRSIDPSKTKVYLIEGGNQVLNSYPQKLATYAQHTLEKKRVTVLLNTRVTEITDEGVAFDDQFIPARNIIWAAGNEASSLLKTLDVPCDKSGRIIVQSDLSLSTNPEVFVIGDAACFQENNQPLPAIAPVALQQGQFVGNLIRKQLPVNKRPTFHYKDRGMMANIGRFNALVLSGPLQSSGFFAWLAWCFVHIYFLIGFRTKILVFIDWVFYFFKGQRNVRLIVRPAKIRRKEKNSHT; this is encoded by the coding sequence ATGGAAAAGCAGGTATCAAAGAAAACACAACACGTTGTGATTATTGGATCAGGTTTTGGCGGGTTAAATGCCGCAAAAATATTGGCAAATCAACCTGGAATTTCCGTCACCATTATTGATAAAACAAACCATCACCTATTCCAACCATTATTATATCAAGTAGCCACTGCGGCCTTATCTCCCGGAGATATTGCAGCCCCTATTCGCGAAATATTCCGATATAGTAAAAACGTCAAAACCTTAATGGCTACTGTGAACGCAATAAACAAAAACGATAAAGTTGTAACTCTTGATGATAACCAAAATATTTCCTATGACTACCTAATCGTTGCCCCCGGCTCACGTCATTCCTATTTTGGTCAAAATCAGTGGGAAAAATCTGCTCCTGGATTAAAGACATTAAAAGATGCTCTTCGTGTTCGCGAAATGATATTAACTTCATTCGAGTTAGCGGAGAATGCCACCGATTCATTACTCATTGAAAGCCTATTAACGTTCGTTGTTATTGGTGCCGGCCCAACAGGAATAGAAATGGCTGGTGCAATAGCTGAAATTGCGCATCAAAGTTTACAAAGTAATTTTCGCTCAATTGATCCGAGTAAAACCAAAGTTTATCTCATTGAAGGTGGTAATCAGGTTCTCAATAGTTACCCGCAAAAATTAGCAACCTATGCGCAACACACTCTTGAAAAAAAGAGAGTAACGGTTCTGTTAAATACACGCGTCACGGAGATTACTGATGAAGGCGTAGCTTTTGACGATCAGTTTATTCCGGCGCGCAACATCATTTGGGCCGCTGGCAATGAGGCATCCTCTCTATTAAAAACTCTTGATGTGCCTTGCGATAAATCAGGCCGAATTATTGTTCAATCCGATTTAAGCCTGTCAACGAATCCTGAAGTGTTTGTAATTGGCGATGCTGCCTGCTTTCAAGAAAATAATCAGCCATTACCCGCTATTGCACCAGTAGCATTGCAACAAGGCCAATTTGTCGGAAATTTAATTAGAAAACAACTGCCGGTGAATAAAAGACCTACTTTTCATTACAAAGACAGGGGCATGATGGCAAACATTGGCAGATTCAATGCGCTTGTATTATCCGGCCCTTTACAATCCAGCGGTTTTTTTGCATGGCTCGCTTGGTGTTTTGTGCACATTTATTTTTTAATCGGCTTCAGAACTAAAATATTGGTCTTTATCGATTGGGTATTCTATTTTTTTAAAGGGCAAAGAAACGTACGCTTAATAGTTAGACCTGCGAAAATAAGAAGAAAAGAGAAGAATTCCCACACTTAA
- the plaB gene encoding phospholipase PlaB — protein MIVIFVHGWNVTNTNTYGELPQWLESQSRNGMLDIQVGNIYLGRYISFDDTVTVDDIARAFDQAVRDEIAEKLRDGERFACITHSTGGPVVRKWMDLYFKHNLAKCPLSHLIMLAPANHGSALAQLGKSRLSRIKSFFEGIEPGQHVLDWLELGSDMSWQLNESWLDYDCPANGIYPFVLTGQKIDRQLYDALNSYTGEAGSDGVVRVAAANMNYSLLKLHQEGTNGENLIVSQMTRSKPIALGVLPGCSHSGKKMGIIRSITMGNAATHRTALWVLRCLQVKDSNSYTALAKELDKLTEETQSNERTEFVKTPLSKRKFITNRYSMIVFRLIDDRGNHLDDYDLYLTAGPKYSEYALPAGFFVDRQQNQLDRGKLTYFLDYDVMENGLNTPVMQGNLGFRIKAHPEESTQALAYYRILDFHSSLRDMNKILHPNETVMVEIMLQRRVDRTVSRLTNNLSPAKISAKPTGKKVE, from the coding sequence ATGATTGTTATCTTCGTCCATGGCTGGAATGTCACAAATACCAATACTTATGGAGAGCTTCCTCAATGGCTCGAAAGCCAGAGCAGAAATGGCATGCTGGATATCCAGGTTGGCAATATCTATCTTGGGCGTTACATTAGCTTTGACGATACGGTAACGGTCGATGATATAGCACGAGCATTTGATCAAGCGGTACGTGATGAGATTGCTGAGAAATTGCGCGATGGGGAGCGTTTTGCGTGCATTACACACTCGACAGGTGGTCCCGTTGTTCGTAAATGGATGGATTTATATTTTAAGCATAATCTTGCAAAATGCCCATTGAGCCATCTCATTATGTTAGCCCCTGCCAACCACGGTTCCGCACTTGCACAGCTTGGCAAATCCCGCCTAAGTCGTATAAAAAGCTTTTTTGAAGGCATTGAACCAGGCCAGCATGTGCTTGATTGGCTGGAGCTTGGAAGTGATATGAGCTGGCAACTCAATGAAAGCTGGCTTGATTATGATTGCCCGGCTAATGGCATCTATCCCTTTGTACTCACAGGTCAAAAAATTGATCGCCAACTTTACGATGCACTTAACTCATACACAGGTGAGGCGGGCTCGGATGGAGTGGTACGCGTCGCTGCCGCAAATATGAATTACAGCCTATTAAAGTTACACCAAGAAGGCACTAACGGAGAAAATCTTATTGTTTCCCAAATGACGCGGTCAAAGCCAATAGCATTAGGCGTTCTACCAGGATGTTCACATTCTGGTAAAAAAATGGGAATCATTCGCAGTATTACTATGGGCAATGCGGCCACTCATCGTACGGCCCTATGGGTCTTGCGCTGCCTTCAAGTAAAAGATAGTAACTCCTATACTGCCTTGGCAAAAGAACTGGATAAGCTTACAGAAGAAACCCAAAGCAATGAGCGCACAGAATTTGTAAAAACACCTCTCTCTAAGCGCAAATTCATTACCAATCGCTATTCGATGATTGTATTCCGGCTGATTGACGATCGGGGCAATCATCTTGACGATTATGATCTTTATCTAACCGCAGGCCCAAAGTATAGTGAATATGCGCTTCCTGCAGGTTTTTTCGTAGATCGCCAGCAAAATCAACTTGATCGCGGAAAACTCACTTATTTTCTGGACTACGACGTCATGGAAAACGGGTTAAATACGCCTGTAATGCAAGGCAATCTAGGGTTTCGTATCAAAGCTCATCCTGAGGAAAGTACTCAAGCTCTTGCCTATTATCGAATCCTGGATTTTCATTCCTCACTTAGGGACATGAACAAAATTCTTCATCCGAATGAAACCGTAATGGTGGAAATCATGCTGCAACGACGAGTAGATAGAACGGTTTCTCGTCTTACCAATAATCTCAGCCCAGCAAAAATCAGTGCAAAGCCAACTGGCAAAAAAGTAGAGTGA